A genomic window from Silene latifolia isolate original U9 population chromosome Y, ASM4854445v1, whole genome shotgun sequence includes:
- the LOC141632511 gene encoding uncharacterized protein LOC141632511, producing MGMLCKHVIWVLKHKNIRRIPDKYILNRWTKNALMKPVFDKHGNKMEDVGKSDNKKGMTNELWEEMYSCVSLAEENEKDIQMLIDKLREVKMEIKQHRSNEPPILNTMSEMERYVGCSIPKEINIQVPQKSRNKRSGKRIQSSVLKALEKSGKKQRVCQTCGKKGHNSRTCSKKVEESDSQDEDSEDED from the coding sequence ATGGGTATGCTGTGTAAGCATGTCATATGGGTCTTAAAGCATAAGAACATAAGAAGGATTCCAGACAAATATATTCTTAATAGATGGACGAAGAATGCGTTGATGAAGCCCGTCTTTGATAAGCATGGCAATAAAATGGAGGATGTTGGGAAATCAGACAACAAAAAAGGAATGACAAATGAGCTTTGGGAAGAAATGTACTCTTGTGTCAGCCTTGCAGAAGAAAATGAGAAAGATATACAAATGTTAATAGATAAACTTAGAGAAGTCAAAATGGAGATAAAGCAACATCGAAGCAACGAGCCACCAATCCTCAACACGATGTCGGAAATGGAAAGGTATGTTGGGTGCAGCATTCCTAAAGAGATAAACATCCAAGTTCCACAAAAATCACGTAATAAGAGGAGTGGTAAGCGAATTCAGTCAAGTGTTCTAAAAGCGCTCGAGAAAAGCGGGAAAAAACAAAGAGTATGCCAGACTTGTGGGAAAAAAGGCCACAACTCAAGAACATGTTCTAAAAAGGTTGAAGAATCAGATTCACAGGATGAAGATTCAGAGGATGAAGATTGA